TAGACGCGTTCAATCCGGCGCTCCACTTGTTCTAAGTCAGCAAGAATAAGTTCAAGATTAATAATCTCGATATCACGTAATGGATCTACCGACCCTGATACATGGGTAATATTTTCATCTTCAAAACAGCGAACCACATGGCATATGGCATCCACTTCACGAATATGTGATAAAAAGCGATTGCCTAGACCTTCTCCCTTACTTGCCCCTTCTACAATCCCAGCAATATCAACAAACTCTACCGTAGTAGGAGTTGTTTTTCTTGGGTTAAACATGGTTGTTAGTTGTTGGAGACGTATATCGGGTACTTCTACAACACCCACATTCGGATCAATTGTACAAAAGGGATAATTGGCAGCCTCTGCACCCGCCTGGGTAATTGCATTAAACAGTGTTGATTTTCCAACATTAGGTAATCCTACGATTCCAGTTGTTAGACCCATCTATTCTCACCTCATCATCGATTTGTCTCAGCGGTGGTACGTTAATCCTCCCGTGAACTTCATGAACTCTTACAGATCATAATATACTTTCAGATGAGAAACAACACTCCATTCTAAGTAAAGAAACACAGACCACCTGATGGTAGTCTGTGCAGATTGTACTCTCCCTGATGATGAAATAAAAAATCGTTTACTCTACCTCTACCGTAGAACGTAGAGGTTCAATCTTTACAGCACATGCTTTATACTCTGCGGTGCCTGCAATAGGATCAAATACGTCTAAGGTAAGCCGATTTGTTGGCACTTCACGGAAGTGAAAGCTCATAAAAATCAATCCTGGTTGTACCTGCTTAGTCACCTTCGCTTTAACTGATACCTTGCCACGTCGTGAGCTTACCTGTACCCAATCGCCCTCAGCTATACCTAGCTTCTCCGCATCATCAGGATGCATGTCACAGGTCTCTTCCAGCTGACGTCGTTTTAGGTTGGGTGGGTAGTAGGCAGTCTGTGTATTCGTGTTGTAGAGCTCATAGCGTCTGCCTGTCGTCAGCATGAAAGGATACTCTTCATCAGGCAGTTCCGCTGGAGGCGTAAACTCTACAGGGACAAAGCGTGCTTTTTGTTGAGCCTCTTCTTGTTGAAGATACTCATTGATAAAGACGGTACCAGGATGATCCAATGTAGGACAGGGATACTGTAATCCACCTTCACGGTCTAGACGTTCATAACTCATCCCACCATAAAGATGAGTAGCCAACATCCGTACTTCCTCCCAGATCTCCTCACTATTTTGATACTCCATTGAATAGCCAAGTCGTTGCGCTAATTCACAGAGAATTTGCCAATCGTCCTTGGTCCCGGGAAGCGGATCAATTAGTGGTCGAACTCGTTGTACCCTCCGTTCGGTATTGGTGTAGGTTCCCTCTACCTCTCCCCATGAACGAGCTGGCAGAACCACATCTGCCATTGCAGCTGTTTCGGTCAAAAAGAGATCCTGTACCACAATAAAATCTAGTTTTTCTAATGTTTTTTCGGTATGGTGCATATGCACATCTGCCATTAGTGGGTTTTCACCAATGATATAAAGGAAATGAATCTCACCAGATTCAATGCGCTCCAACATTTGTGTCTGTGTTCTGCCGTTCTCCGGCGGGATGGGACGACCCCAATGCTCTTCGAAGCGAAGACGCGCTTCAATATTACCAAGTGGGATGGCCCCTGGCAATTGATTAGGAAGGCATCCCATATCTCCTGCACCTTGTACATTATTCTGACCACGCAACGGGATGATCCCGTTACCTTCCTTACCCATATGTCCTGTTAAGAGGGCGATATCTCCGATGGCGAACACATTGTTTACACCGCAATGATGTTCCGTTATCCCTAAGGTATATGCAATCATGGCATCTTTTGCCTGAGCATAGAGACGTGTAGCTTCAGCAATCTGCTCTTCCTGTAGTCCAGTAATGGCTGCAGCATGTGCTAAAGTATAAGGTTCTACCCTTTGACGAAGCCGTTCAAACTCTTCAGTATGCTTGCCTACCCATTGCTTATCGTACCAATCATTTTGAATAATCAGGTTCATCATCGCATTGAGTAATGCAATATCTGTTCCCACTTTAAGTGGTAGATGGAGAGAGCTGCTTGTGGCCATCTCAGTTTCACGAGGATCAACCACGATCATGGTCATCCCCTTCTTCTTGGCACGTTTCATCCGATTGGCAATAATGGGGTGGGCCTCTGAGGTATTTGACCCCATCAGTAAAAGTACATCTGTTTTTTCAATGCAATCTAGTGAATTGGTTGGAAATCCTGAGCCATAAATTGTTGCCAGACCGGCAACACTAGGAGCGTGTCAGGTACGGTTACAGCCATCAATATTGTTGTTCTCTACAACCGCACGCATAAACTTTTGTGTGACATAATTTGTTTCATTAGTAGCGCGTGCACAGGCAAACATGCCAATGGAGTCAGCACCATACTTCGCCTTGGTGCTTTGGAGCTTTGAAGCCACTTCTTCCAACGCTTCATCCCAGGAGACAGGAACAAGCTTTCCCATTCTGCGAACCAGCGGTTGAGTGAGGCGGGTCTCCGCCTGGGTATAGCCATAAGCAAATGCACCTTTAATACAGGTCATGCCGTGATTAACAGGTGCTTCCTTATCCCCACGTATCTTGATAATTTTGTTATCCTCTACTTCGACTATCAAACCACAGCCTGTCCCACAGTAGCTACATGTGGTACGGACCTCACGTTTGATTGGCTCTCCCATTGCCAATGCCTCCTTGTAATTATTAATCTCTTTTTGCTTGCTATGGCCATATCTTCGACATACTTGTAGCTTATTATATCATGGGTAACCCACTAAATGTGCATTTCTTATGTTGCTTTTGATTCTAGTAATTGCTGGACCTGTTCTCTACGCGGATGAGGTAGAAGGATATATAACACATCGCCAGATTTCAAGCAGGTATCGCCTGTGGGAGGAATGAGTTGATCACCACGGACAATGGCTGTAATTAAGGTTTCATTGGGTAGTGTGATCTCTCGTAGTGTACAATTCTCTGCACGTGACCCTCGTACCACTTCCATCTCGACCAACTCTACATTCGACTTACCACCTGCGATCAGTTCCAGTCGATATGTTGGCTGCTTTCGCTCCCCTTCTGTGATCCCTAATTTTTCAGCTAGCCACTGAAGACTAGTACCCTGTACTAATGCAGAGGTTAAGACAATAAAAAAGACCACATTGAAGATTTGGCGGCTTGACTCGATCCCCGCTAAGAGTGGATAGGTGGCCAAAATAATAGGAACAGCACCTTTTAAACCTGCCCATGCTAAAAAAGTCTTCTCTCTCCAATCAAAAAATTTACCCCAGGTGCAGATTAATACACTTAGTGGCCTTGCAACGAGCATCAATACTAATGAAAGCAGGATGGCTTGCCAAGAGACTTGGAGTAATTCCGCAGGGAAAACAAGTAGACCTAGAAGAATAAACATCAACATCTGCATCATGCTTGCAAATCCCTCTTGAAAGCGAAAGATCACGGATTTATAGCGAATATCAGCATTTCCCACAATAATCGCCATTAAATAAACAGCCAATAAGCCGCTACCATCAATTAATGCAGTTACACTATAGGTTAGAATAGCAAGAGATAGTGCTAGAATCGGATAAATTTCTGAGGAAGGAAGACGAAGATGTTGAATTAACCAAATGGTTATTTTACCAAATAGCCAACCAAATAGTAGGCCAAATAATACTTGCTTCATGAAAAATCCTAGCATCACAAACCATGATGATTCTGGTACAGTTAGCAATTGAATAATTGCTAATGTTAATAGAACCGCCATGGGATCATTAGAGCCTGATTCCATCTCTAGTGTGTTTGTAATTTTTCTCCGAATATTGGTGTTCCCAAAGGCGGCGAAGACTGCCGCAGCATCTGTTGAACCGACAATGGCACCCACTAGCATTCCCTCTAGCCAAGATAGGCCAAGGATATAATGAGCAGCCATCCCGGTAATAAGTGATGTAATCAATACCCCAAAGCTAGAAAGCAAGGTAGCTGGAAGCCAAATCGTCCGAATCTGTTCTTTCCTTGTTCTTAAGCCTCCATCAAACAGGATAATTATTAGTGCTACAATGGCACAAAGCTGGGTTAACTGTGCATTATCAAAATAGACAAAATGATTGAGGAGCATGCCGATCAAGATGAATGGGAGTAGAGAAGGAATCCCTAGATGAAAAGATAGTTTCGTGGAAATCGTACTTGTGAGTAATAGCAATGCGAACAATAGTATGACGGTATCTGTCCAAGACATGGCATCATTCCTTTCTCTTCCTAATGATTATTCTCTATTGGTCGTTAGGTGATGCAGAAATGATGACACGCTTCATCTTTTTCTCAAATTCACGACGGGGAAGCATCACACGGTGGTCACAGCCTGTACATTTTAATCGTATATCCATACCCATCCGAATCACCTCCCAAGCATTGGTGCCGCATGGGTGTGGTTTTTTCATCTCAACAATATCATGCAATTGGAACTCTTTGCGCTCCACCTTGTTCCCCCCCTTATCAATATCATGAAATACTCATCTTTATATTTGTAATTATATCATGACTTCTTCGAAAAAGCCTGTAATGCTTGTAGTAATAGGATAGCTAAGAGGAAGAGATTTAATACTCCATAGATGGGATACGCATATTCTACCAAATGGCCAAACCCCCAGCTCGTAAAAGGAACCATGAGAAGCAGAATGAATGTACCAAGGTAGACTGATGGCCACCCTAGCCAAGACTCAATTCGTGTAATCATCCCGTAAAGATTGCTTACTGCACTCGTATACATCGCGAACCATAATATGCTGGAAATACATACAAGCACAAGCCAGGTAGGATTATTTAACAGAGTGAGTAAAGGAATTTCACTTTCTACTACCAATGAGGCCTGCTGCGATAGCGCAATATTTAATAGAAGAGAAATCAATGTCAATCCCACTCCAGCAACCCCACCAGCTACATAGATTTCCCTTCTTTGTTGAATGCTATTTCCCATGGTACTAAGAACAGCAAAGAGCGGAATTAAATTAAGACCCGCATAGGTAATAGCTGAAGGCCAGTATGGTAATGAGAGAAATGAAAAGGGAATGATTTTTTCATTGATCATTAACGCCTCAAGTATGATCCAAAGCATCACAATGATTAGGATTGGAATGAGAAATAGATTCATTGATAGAATGCCATTCATTTGGAAAAATAAAATGAAGATTACAGCTAGTACCATGAACCATACACCGATCCAACTACCATATCCCCATGTAACACCAATGGCTCCGCTCCCAGCGATCATCACAATGGTTACCATGAAAAGGTAGATAAAAATTAGCCCATCCATTAGTTTTACAAGTGCAGGTGGAAGGATCAGTTTTAGCAAGTCTCTGTAGCTTGTTGTTCGATGTAAACGACTTAGTTCAAGAATGATCATGGTTGTTACGATTAATAAAGCATGTGCAATCAATATTCCAATCCAGCTTGACTGACCATAGATCGTGAAAAACTCCCAAATCTCCTTGCCTGAGGCGAACCCTGCACCAATTGTTGTTCCAACAATGAGCATTCCTAGCTGTATTCCCCGATTAAACCAAGCGATATTCACCCTCTTCCCACCTTTCTCATGGTATATTTCCCTTTCCTTTTGCTTATACTAAAACGAAAAGATAGGTGAGGAGGTACCCATGAAGACAGAGATCCCTAAAATTGAGCCTGCCTTCTTTCGTGTATCTTATCGCGAGCCCAATTGTATCCCACTTCTACGTGACCAATTACAGCAACTACTTGTCTATCCCCCAATATATTCAGAAATACTCTTTTTATGTATTGGCACTGACCGCTCAACGGGAGATGCACTAGGACCATTAGTAGGTACTTTTTTGCACGAAGCAAAACATCCTAATATTCTTGTCCGTGGTACTCTTGAACACCCCGTCCATGCAAAAAACTTGCAGGATGTATTAGCTGAGATCGATTCAGCACAGACTTCACCTTATGTCTTTGCAATTGATGCCAGCTTAGGCCGATGGCAAAGCGTTGGTGATATCTGCTTGCATAAAGGCCCCCTACAACCAGGGGCTGGCGTTCAGAAAAAGCTGCCTCAGGTAGGTCATGCTCATTTGACTGGAATTGTTAATGTCGGAGGATTTCTTGAATATTTTGTTTTACAAAACACTCGTCTCCATCTAGTCATTAGCATGGCTCATCTTATTTCCAAGGCCATCCTAGCTGCCCTGCCCTATGAACAACCCCTCGTCTCTGAATACATGAGGTAAAATAGACTAGGTATAACTGGAGCAGGTTTCTCTATTTATGGAAGAGTCGAGACCACTCGTGGCTTTAGCCATGAGTGGTTCAATTCGAAGCTTGGCGACATAGAAAAAGATGGAAGAGGGACGAACCCCATTCCATCTCTAACCTAACCTACTTAATTGTTACCCTGCAGTATTTTCTCCTGGCTCTTTTCATCTTGTTTATTCTCTTTACCTTCCTTTAACATGTGACAATAGCCATGGAGTTGGCCACCTTGTTCAATCACAATGGTACCCACACTTACATTCCCTATCACACTACCTTTATGTAAAAGATGCAAATGCCCTGTTGTAACCACATCACCTTCTACATTTCCAGCTACAGAAACAGTAGCGCCATGAACCGAGCCTGTTACTCTCCCCTTCTCTCCAATGACGATTTCTCCTTTAGATTCAATGTCACCCTCTAAATACCCATCTATTCGAATTGAGCCTGTACCACGAATACTCCCTTTAATCTGCATATCTGCACCGATGACTGTATTAATTCGTCCTGTGTTTTTCTTACTAAACATGGACCTACCCTCCCATCATGGCAAGTAATCTATGGGATCCACCGGGACACCATTTCTATAGACCATATAATGTAGGTGATTTCCTGTACTCCATCCTGTCGAACCCATATAGCCGATGACTTCACCCTTTTTTACTTTTTCTCCCGATGAAACTGCGTAGCTGCTCAAATGAGAATAGCTTGTTTTTAACCCATATCCATGCTTGATCATAATTTGTTTGCCATAACCTGATTGATATTGAGCATAAACTACTGCTCCGTCTGCAGCAGCGATAATGGGGGTGTTTCTTCTGTTTGCAATATCCAAACCATCATGAAACTCTCTCCGACCGGAGAATGGACTCTTACGATAGCCAAATTTTGATGTAACCTTTCCTTCTGCCGGCCATATGGATGGCGTATGAGATATTCGTTGATTATCCTCTGCGAGTTGATCTAGTAGAAGGGACATATTCTCTTGCTGTACTGGAAGTGTTTGATTTAACTGAGCAATATCTGTCTTCGTATCATTGATTACGAATGATGCGACGGTTACCATATTTTTATCTCGATTTTTTAGTAGATCCCTTGACGTAAGTAAATCCTTATCAATCGGATTAACAGCAACTACTTTCTCTGCATCCCAACCTCTTTCTTCACGAATTTGTAGTTCAATTTGCTCCAACGCTAGTGCATACGACTCGATTTGTGCTAACTGTGACGAAACTGCTGTCAATTCTCGGCGAAGAAGATCTGCTTCTTCTTTATATTGCACTAGGAGTTGATTCTCTTTCTTCATCCGATTGTGGTCGTGATATTCCATTACAAACATGAAAAGCAGGGCTACGCAAAGAGTCATAAAAACACCGATGGCAAAGACAGGAATACGAAGTGTGACAGTTTCTTTATCTGAGTGGGGAACGATCATAATGGTATAAAACTTTCTCCCTTTCACACTCAACACCTCACTACCTAAATATTCGCTACTGGCTAACAATGGTGCACCATGCTTTACAATCCTTTCGTTATTTCTACTAACCTACTTACTAAAAATAGGAAACATCTCTAGGATAACTTGGAAGAGAGCAATAAACAATAAGGCTGGTAGCATATTGGAAACTCGTACTTTTGATACACCTAACATATTGCTACCAAGGGCAATAATCATAATTCCACCGACATTGGTAATACCTGTGATGATCCCTGCTTCTAGGTTGGTCGGGAGCCAGGTTCCAAATATAAACGCAAGAATGGCAATGCTCCCTTGATATATCAAAACAGGAAAGGCCGATAATAACACACCGATACCCAATGTAGAAGATAATAAAATTGAGGTAATGCCATCAAGAATGGACTTTGTATATAGCAGGTGATGATCTTGGCTTAGTCCTCCTTGCATCGCACCTAAGATAGCCATTGAACCTACACAATAAAGAAGTGTAGCAGTGATAAAACCCTGTGTGATTTCACTTTGACCGAAATGAGTATTCCAATGCTTCTCCACTCTATTTCCCCAACCATTTAAACCATCTTCCAATCTCCAGTACTCTCCTAATAAGGTGCCAATGACGATTGAGATGATAACCAAAAGGATATTGTTACTATCCAATGCCATTTGGAGGCCAATGACGATAACACAAATTGCAATTCCCTGCATGATGGATTCTTTCATCCGATTAGGAATTCCTTGAAAGCGTATGCCTATTAAACTTCCAATGATTATTGCAAATGTATTGACTAGGGTTCCTGTTAGAATCATAACATCCTCCTCATGCTATTGTTCCACGTGGAACATTCACTGAGCTTGATTTATGTGGACAAAGTAAGTTGGAGATTGTCCAAAAATGATGAACTGGACTTGGCTTAGGTAGAGTAATTCACTGAATCAGAACCATAGTCACTATTATGAGAGTAAGTAGCCCCCATCCCATATCTGAAAAGGGGCACTCATCTCGAAACAGAGAACTAGTTATTAATAGATTCCATTATAGCAAATTTGTTTTAGATAAAGGTAGTAAAACGTCAAAATATTCTTGATTTCCAGCAAATGTGTATCCATGTGTTTGTAAATATTCTCTTTTAGCCAATCCTCATATCTCCTGGATTTGCAGATATTCAACTGTAGCTAAAGATTCCTTGAATGGTCTTAAAATTTTACCATCACTTCCCCTTTCAATTTGGACAAATCAATTAGTCTTCTTTAAAGATTTTATCTCAGCGACATTTTACTCCTCTTCTATAGTTAAAAGTAAAATTCCACAAAATGTGTAAATAGGGGCGTCTAAGGTTCCAGTGGAGTATCGAATCCATCTAGAGCTTAGTCTGCTTAACACAAAAAAATAAGGTGGCTTAGTCCACCTTATTTTACAAGAGTTTATAAGTTTGGTACCTTCTTAGTCTTTTTGGAGTAATTGAAGTATACGCGACAGATCCTCTTGTGAGTAATACTGGATTTCTATCTTGCCATGCTTCTTTCCTTGTCGTATTAACACGGAAGTTCCAAAATAGTTTCGAAGCTGTTCTTCAAGATCCTTTACAAATACATCCTTGCTTTCCTTTTTAGCCTTTTTATTTTTTGTTCCACGTGGAACATCGGCAATGAACTGTTGAACAATTTCCTCACATATACGAACCGTCCAGCCCTCTTCAATGCAACGATCGGCCATTTTCACCAATACCTGTTCATCCTTAATCCCTGCGAGCGCCTTTGCATGTCCCATAGTAAGTTTGTTAGCTGCCAACGCTTCTTGAATAACAAGGGGTAATTGAAGTAAGCGTAAATAATTGGCTACATGTGACCGACTCACTCCAACTCGTTGAGCAACCTCGTCTTGTTTTAAAGCGAATTGTTTCATGTATTGCTGATAAGCTTCAGCAATTTCAATTGCATTGAGATCCTCACGCTGCAAATTTTCGATCAAAGCGATCTCTACCATCTTTCGATCGTCTAGATCTTTAACAATTGCCGGCACTGTCGAGAGACCGGCTTGCCGTGAAGCACGCCACCGCCGTTCACCTGCTACAATTTCATATCCTTTAATGCTCTTACGGACGATTAATGGCTGGATTACACCATGCTCCTTAATGGAAGTTGCTAACTGTTCGATAGCATCCTGTGTAAAGTGCTTCCGTGGTTGATAGGGATTGGGCCGTAATTCATCTATTTTTACATCTATCACATGTTCATCCTCTATTGAGGGAAGCAATGCGTCAAGGCCTCGTCCTAGACCAGTGAGACGTTTACTCATTGGCAATCACTTCCTTTGCTAATTCTAAATAGACTTCTGCGCCACGTGATTTTGGATCGTAGGTAATAATCGATTCCCCCCTGCTTGGAGCTTCGCTTAAACGTACATTGCGAGGGATAATCGTTTCATAGACCTTGTCTTGAAAATACTTCTTCACTTCCTGAATCACTTGAATTCCTAAATTGGTGCGTGCATCAAACATCGTGAGTAAAACACCCTCGATGAATAGATCACGATTAAGATGTTTCTGCACCAAACGAACTGTATTTAGCAATTGACTTAACCCTTCTAAAGCATAATATTCGCATTGGATGGGGATTAAGACCGAATCTGAGGCCGTTAATGCATTGATTGTTAATAAACCTAAAGAAGGTGGACAATCGATAATAATATAATCGTAATTAGGTCTTAACTTTTCAAGAGCTCGTTTTAAGCGAACTTCTCTTGAAATGGTTGAGACCAATTCAATCTCTGCACCAGCAAGCTGAATAGTGGCAGGTATTATTGATAAATTTTCTACATTAGTTGGGAAAATCGCCTCAAGTGGATTGATTTCATCAATTAAAATATTATAGATGCATGCTGGAATATCTGCTTTTTCAATTCCTAGTCCACTGGTGGAATTACCCTGCGGATCGCTATCGATCAATAAGGTCCTCTTGCCAAAAAAGGCCAAACTGGCACTCAAATTAACGGCAGTTGTAGTTTTGCCTACCCCACCCTTCTGGTTGGCAATGGCTATCACTTTCCCCATCTTATTTGACAACTCCTTTAGTCAAGCTGCTGCTTTTTTATCTCTACGGCGTTACTAATACCTTCACCTCTATCAGTGAAGGATAAGTACCACCTAGCTTCGAAATAAGGACGACGAAGATTCAGAAGGAATCAAAACCGCCCTCTGAGCCAAGTCTACTTTATCCGTTTGGCCATACCAAAAAGAATAGGCCTTCATATAGATTCTACGTCTTATTATAACATGTATGAGTAAAACCCGTAGTTTTCTCTGAAATATACTTTACCTCAGCGAGGTTATTAAACTCCCAGCTCTAGGTAGTAGCTAAATCCCTCCAAATCCGCTTTATGGATTGAAAAAAACACTCGTTCAAAAACGAGTGTAGTGATACTTCCTTATTTGACCTGCGCTTTAGGAATCCGTATCACAAATTGATAGTAATCTCCCACATCAGCTTCTTCTGCTTCTAAGCTAAGGCCATTTTTACGAACCATATCAAGAGATTGACGGACCGTATTGATAGCGAGTCGCATATCACGTGAATAGGAGATGCGTTTTGGGCGAGCTGGTTTTGCTTTGTCTGTTCTTTCGAGGATTTGCTCTACGCGTTGCTCAGTCTGTTTAACATTATAATGGTTATCAATAATTTCATTGCATAACTTTAATTGCAGTTCTTCCTCTTGAAGTGGTAGTAATGCCCGAGCATGACGTTCTGTAATCTTCCTCTCCAAAATAGCTTCTTGGATTGTTTCAGGAAGACGAAGGAGACGAAGTTTATTTGCAATGGTTGCTTGGCCTTTGCCTAATCGTTGAGCAAGGCTCTCCTGGGTAAGACCGTGGATTTGCAATAGCTTTTGATAGGCTAATGCTTCTTCGATGGCCGTTAACCCTTCCCGCTGCAAATTTTCAATTAAAGCAATGGAAGCTGTTTGCGTATCATTATATTGACGAATAATGGCTGGAATTGTGGGAAAACCAAGCTTTTTGGTTGCACGTAATCGCCGTTCCCCTGCAATTAATTCATATGAATCAGTGCCGATGGTGCGGACTACAATGGGTTGAATAATCCCATGGGTTTTGATGGTCTGACATAATTCATTCAGTTTTTCATCATCAAAAACAGTCCGTGGTTGATATGGATTAGGCACAATACGGTCAACAGGCAATTCGTGAATGGTTTCTTGCTCAGGACGTTCGATTTGCTTCGCGTCTGAGAAGCCCAATAGCCTTGAGATATGGTCTTTCATCACTTCACCACTTCCCTTGGAGTACTCTTACACCTATTCATGATCTTTTATGAAAAATCCTGCAAAAACATGAAAGAGAATAATAAACCACTGTCATCCATTATATAAAAATCACCAAAACTTGCAAAGGAGAGTAGTCTTATCCTTGTTTATAATGGGTTTTTGGCTGGTTTTCCAGCGCTCCGAGGGTACTTCTTAGGGGTTTTTGCAATCTTTTTGGTTACAATGATCGTTCTTGCTGCATCTTCAACTGGTAGTTTAAAAGATTCGATCTTCTCCATTTGACCTCCAAGTAGGGTTAAGGCTTGTTTCCCCTCAGAAGCCTCTTGAACACCATCACTCCCCTTGAGTGCTACAAAATAGCCATTTACCTTAACAAAAGGAAGGGAATATTCGAGAAGAACTGGAAAACGAGCAACAGCTCGGGCAACAGCCAGATCAAATTGTTCACGTAAATGCGGTTCATGACCGAGGTCTTCCGCCCGTCCATGAATCAGTGTGATACCTTCTAATCCCAAAGTTTGTATCACTTCTTGTAAAAAGTTCAATCGCTTCTGTAATGAATCAACAAGGACACACTCAAGCTGAGGAAAAGCAATTTTTAGGGGAATGCTGGGAAACCCAGCACCCGCCCCAATATCAACAAGCTTTTGTGTAGAGAAGGGAAAGTAGAAGCCCGCTGTTAACGAATCATAAAAATGCTTTAGCTCTACCTGATCCCTTTCTGTA
Above is a genomic segment from Rubeoparvulum massiliense containing:
- a CDS encoding potassium/proton antiporter → MSWTDTVILLFALLLLTSTISTKLSFHLGIPSLLPFILIGMLLNHFVYFDNAQLTQLCAIVALIIILFDGGLRTRKEQIRTIWLPATLLSSFGVLITSLITGMAAHYILGLSWLEGMLVGAIVGSTDAAAVFAAFGNTNIRRKITNTLEMESGSNDPMAVLLTLAIIQLLTVPESSWFVMLGFFMKQVLFGLLFGWLFGKITIWLIQHLRLPSSEIYPILALSLAILTYSVTALIDGSGLLAVYLMAIIVGNADIRYKSVIFRFQEGFASMMQMLMFILLGLLVFPAELLQVSWQAILLSLVLMLVARPLSVLICTWGKFFDWREKTFLAWAGLKGAVPIILATYPLLAGIESSRQIFNVVFFIVLTSALVQGTSLQWLAEKLGITEGERKQPTYRLELIAGGKSNVELVEMEVVRGSRAENCTLREITLPNETLITAIVRGDQLIPPTGDTCLKSGDVLYILLPHPRREQVQQLLESKAT
- a CDS encoding DUF554 domain-containing protein, which codes for MILTGTLVNTFAIIIGSLIGIRFQGIPNRMKESIMQGIAICVIVIGLQMALDSNNILLVIISIVIGTLLGEYWRLEDGLNGWGNRVEKHWNTHFGQSEITQGFITATLLYCVGSMAILGAMQGGLSQDHHLLYTKSILDGITSILLSSTLGIGVLLSAFPVLIYQGSIAILAFIFGTWLPTNLEAGIITGITNVGGIMIIALGSNMLGVSKVRVSNMLPALLFIALFQVILEMFPIFSK
- the yyaC gene encoding spore protease YyaC, which gives rise to MKTEIPKIEPAFFRVSYREPNCIPLLRDQLQQLLVYPPIYSEILFLCIGTDRSTGDALGPLVGTFLHEAKHPNILVRGTLEHPVHAKNLQDVLAEIDSAQTSPYVFAIDASLGRWQSVGDICLHKGPLQPGAGVQKKLPQVGHAHLTGIVNVGGFLEYFVLQNTRLHLVISMAHLISKAILAALPYEQPLVSEYMR
- a CDS encoding YkvI family membrane protein, producing MNIAWFNRGIQLGMLIVGTTIGAGFASGKEIWEFFTIYGQSSWIGILIAHALLIVTTMIILELSRLHRTTSYRDLLKLILPPALVKLMDGLIFIYLFMVTIVMIAGSGAIGVTWGYGSWIGVWFMVLAVIFILFFQMNGILSMNLFLIPILIIVMLWIILEALMINEKIIPFSFLSLPYWPSAITYAGLNLIPLFAVLSTMGNSIQQRREIYVAGGVAGVGLTLISLLLNIALSQQASLVVESEIPLLTLLNNPTWLVLVCISSILWFAMYTSAVSNLYGMITRIESWLGWPSVYLGTFILLLMVPFTSWGFGHLVEYAYPIYGVLNLFLLAILLLQALQAFSKKS
- a CDS encoding bactofilin family protein, translated to MFSKKNTGRINTVIGADMQIKGSIRGTGSIRIDGYLEGDIESKGEIVIGEKGRVTGSVHGATVSVAGNVEGDVVTTGHLHLLHKGSVIGNVSVGTIVIEQGGQLHGYCHMLKEGKENKQDEKSQEKILQGNN
- a CDS encoding M23 family metallopeptidase; translation: MKGRKFYTIMIVPHSDKETVTLRIPVFAIGVFMTLCVALLFMFVMEYHDHNRMKKENQLLVQYKEEADLLRRELTAVSSQLAQIESYALALEQIELQIREERGWDAEKVVAVNPIDKDLLTSRDLLKNRDKNMVTVASFVINDTKTDIAQLNQTLPVQQENMSLLLDQLAEDNQRISHTPSIWPAEGKVTSKFGYRKSPFSGRREFHDGLDIANRRNTPIIAAADGAVVYAQYQSGYGKQIMIKHGYGLKTSYSHLSSYAVSSGEKVKKGEVIGYMGSTGWSTGNHLHYMVYRNGVPVDPIDYLP
- a CDS encoding ParB/RepB/Spo0J family partition protein, encoding MSKRLTGLGRGLDALLPSIEDEHVIDVKIDELRPNPYQPRKHFTQDAIEQLATSIKEHGVIQPLIVRKSIKGYEIVAGERRWRASRQAGLSTVPAIVKDLDDRKMVEIALIENLQREDLNAIEIAEAYQQYMKQFALKQDEVAQRVGVSRSHVANYLRLLQLPLVIQEALAANKLTMGHAKALAGIKDEQVLVKMADRCIEEGWTVRICEEIVQQFIADVPRGTKNKKAKKESKDVFVKDLEEQLRNYFGTSVLIRQGKKHGKIEIQYYSQEDLSRILQLLQKD
- a CDS encoding DUF951 domain-containing protein → MERKEFQLHDIVEMKKPHPCGTNAWEVIRMGMDIRLKCTGCDHRVMLPRREFEKKMKRVIISASPNDQ
- the fdhF gene encoding formate dehydrogenase subunit alpha produces the protein MGEPIKREVRTTCSYCGTGCGLIVEVEDNKIIKIRGDKEAPVNHGMTCIKGAFAYGYTQAETRLTQPLVRRMGKLVPVSWDEALEEVASKLQSTKAKYGADSIGMFACARATNETNYVTQKFMRAVVENNNIDGCNRTUHAPSVAGLATIYGSGFPTNSLDCIEKTDVLLLMGSNTSEAHPIIANRMKRAKKKGMTMIVVDPRETEMATSSSLHLPLKVGTDIALLNAMMNLIIQNDWYDKQWVGKHTEEFERLRQRVEPYTLAHAAAITGLQEEQIAEATRLYAQAKDAMIAYTLGITEHHCGVNNVFAIGDIALLTGHMGKEGNGIIPLRGQNNVQGAGDMGCLPNQLPGAIPLGNIEARLRFEEHWGRPIPPENGRTQTQMLERIESGEIHFLYIIGENPLMADVHMHHTEKTLEKLDFIVVQDLFLTETAAMADVVLPARSWGEVEGTYTNTERRVQRVRPLIDPLPGTKDDWQILCELAQRLGYSMEYQNSEEIWEEVRMLATHLYGGMSYERLDREGGLQYPCPTLDHPGTVFINEYLQQEEAQQKARFVPVEFTPPAELPDEEYPFMLTTGRRYELYNTNTQTAYYPPNLKRRQLEETCDMHPDDAEKLGIAEGDWVQVSSRRGKVSVKAKVTKQVQPGLIFMSFHFREVPTNRLTLDVFDPIAGTAEYKACAVKIEPLRSTVEVE